A window of Metabacillus sp. B2-18 contains these coding sequences:
- a CDS encoding LCP family protein, translating into MNKRQDRHKKKKKKKKFVRGFFFLLVLILGFGGFIFYQYYTGLQAAGEGFDKNAATDFEGAAVDKLGKINVLLLGIDSRGEEKSRTDTIMIAQYDTKEGTAKLVSIMRDTYVEIPDYKNYKVNTAYFLGGPELLRKTIEENFGIDLHYYALVDFKGFQQVVDTLAPGGIEMDVEHSMSKNIGVSLEPGVQMLDGAELLGYARYRGDAKGDFGRVERQQKVINALKDELISVNGVTKLPKLIGTVQPYIETNVDGAEVIGILKDFVLNTPEDIETMTIPVEGSYTSKSYSHAGSVLEIDMEENKAALDAFLNGGSSVVTSDSDEEQ; encoded by the coding sequence ATGAATAAAAGACAAGATCGTCATAAAAAGAAAAAAAAGAAAAAAAAATTTGTTAGAGGGTTTTTCTTCCTTCTAGTTCTTATACTTGGTTTTGGTGGTTTTATTTTTTATCAATATTACACTGGCCTACAGGCAGCGGGTGAGGGATTTGATAAAAATGCTGCGACTGACTTTGAAGGAGCAGCAGTCGATAAGTTAGGGAAAATTAATGTTCTGTTACTCGGGATTGATTCCCGAGGTGAAGAAAAGTCACGAACTGATACGATCATGATTGCACAATACGATACAAAAGAAGGAACTGCTAAGCTTGTATCGATCATGCGTGATACGTATGTTGAAATACCGGATTACAAAAACTATAAAGTGAACACAGCTTACTTCTTAGGCGGCCCTGAATTGTTAAGAAAAACAATTGAAGAAAACTTTGGAATTGATCTTCATTATTATGCATTAGTTGACTTCAAAGGCTTCCAGCAGGTTGTTGATACACTTGCACCTGGCGGAATTGAGATGGATGTTGAACACAGTATGTCTAAAAACATTGGTGTAAGTCTAGAGCCTGGTGTGCAAATGCTTGATGGAGCAGAGCTGCTTGGATATGCAAGATACCGTGGAGATGCCAAAGGTGACTTTGGACGAGTTGAACGTCAACAGAAAGTAATTAATGCTTTAAAAGACGAATTAATTAGTGTGAATGGTGTAACGAAGCTTCCTAAATTAATTGGAACGGTACAGCCTTATATTGAAACAAATGTTGATGGTGCTGAAGTGATTGGTATTTTAAAAGACTTTGTTTTAAACACACCAGAAGACATTGAAACAATGACAATTCCTGTTGAGGGCTCGTACACAAGTAAAAGTTATTCTCATGCAGGTTCTGTATTGGAGATTGATATGGAAGAGAATAAAGCGGCGTTGGATGCGTTTTTGAATGGCGGTTCGTCGGTGGTGACGAGTGATTCGGATGAGGAACAGTAA